The Gopherus evgoodei ecotype Sinaloan lineage chromosome 8, rGopEvg1_v1.p, whole genome shotgun sequence genome segment cataaAAAGAAATATGAGCAGGACTTCTGACTTGTAGTTCCTTGTAACCTTTAGACAATAGTCCTTTCAAGGAATCTTCCAATATTGCAACAAGTAGGGAATCGGAAAGTCTGGACAAACAACAAAAGTTTGTGGGTTCAGTTTCCCAAGGAGTGGGGCTGTATCTCTCTCTTGTTAAGGGTCAGTTTGCATATTGTATATGATAGGGAAGTAAAGTGTGTGCATTCATTACACActtcctttctttctccattCTAGGTCATTTGATCTGCTAGTGAAGAATCTCAATGACAAGAATTACTCCATGACATTCAATAACCTTCTGAAACCCATCTCTGTGGAAGGCAGCTCAAGGAAGGTCTGTGTATCTTATCTTTGGAGGTATTTGTATAGACCCCCTCAGCATCTGAGTCATCTTAGCCTGATTCAGTAGAATCCTCCAATTTAGCCTTATAGGATTGCTCTAACCTCAAACCTTCTTTCTTGCTCTCTCCAGCCTCTAAAGGGAATTGTAATGGTGACTTTCACGTATTCTGTGGCTGCAAAATCAGCTCCTTGCTGCAGAATTGTGTGCCAGATTGATccatgcttttattttaaaacatcaagGGACGGATTTTTGTAGGTATAGaggttcctaaagatgcagacagatgcttagtgggattttcaaaagtgcctaaacacctttgatgGTCTGGgccctaacttccactgaaatcaataggcgtTAAGCACCcaacctgcttaggtgcttttgaaaatcctgttaaGTGTTTCTGTGCATCTTTAGGCTCCTCAATATCCCTGTATCTGGCCCTGATGGTTGCAAAGAACAATTTTCCAAACATGAagagagggcttgtctacacaaacacttaGTTCGTGGCAAGCAGGAGTGTGAATTTACCCTGTGCTAGCCTGCTATGCACTATCTGTCCATATGGACCCTGCTGAGGTACACTAAGAatttgttaggccatgtctacatctaaaattttgcagcgctggttgttacagctgtattagtacagctgtatagggccagcgctgcagagtggccacacttacagcaaccagcgctgcaagtggtgttagatgtggccacactgcagcactgttgggcggcttcaaggggggttcggggaacgcgagagcaaaccaggaaaggagaccagcttcgccacggtttgctctcgcgttccccgaaccatcctgcaaaccgcagggaaggagacctgcttgctcgggggttcggggaacgagagagcaaaccaggaaaggagaccagcttcgccacggtttgctctcacgttccccaaaccaccctgcaaaccgcagggaaggagacctgcttgctcgggggttcggggaacgagagagcaaaccgggaaaggagaccagcttcgccgcggtttgctctcgcgttccccgaaccaccctgcaaaccgcagggaaggagacctgcttgctcggggttcggggaacgcgagagcaagccggggaaggagaccagcttgattaccagaggcttcctcaggtatgctgggatacctgcttattccacggaggtcaagaaaagcgctggtaagtgtctatacttgattaccagcgctggatcaccagcgccggatcctctacacccgatacaaaacgggagtacggccagcgctgcaaacagggatttgcggcgctggtggtgccctgcagatgtgtacacctcctaagttgcagcgctgtaactccctcaccagcgctgcaactttctgatgtagacaagcccttagtgtgctTTGATATCTCCTGAACAAACTCTTAATGTGCCTCAGCAGGGTCCAAATGGACACCTAGTACGCTGCAGGCTAGTGCAGAGTAGGTTCACGCCCCAGCTTTCTTTGccacaaacaaaatatttaggtAGACAAGCCCAGAAAGTAAATAGATGCCTGAATCTGTACACAGCCTGAAACAAGAGCTGAGCTACCCATTTATCTCAGTGGGATGTTGGCCTTGAAGTTGAATGATAGAAAATGTCATTAACTATTCCAGCGCTGATTATCTTAACTTCCAGCTAGTGTGCCTATCTGCAAACCCAAATCACCTCTCATTCCTATGTGCCAAAAGCCACATATGCCCCATACTCAACTGCCAACATTTACCGCTTCCCCAAATGAcatatatagggtgaccagatagcaagtgtgaaaaatcaggacgggctGGGAGATAATAAGTACCTATATAAAACAAACCCCCCAATATCggtactgtccctttaaaatcaggacacctggtcatcCTAAACCTATaggttctcaatctatttaccattgtgggccgtaTCCAATACTAGCTCTATGGTCCTAAGGATGTCATATGGTCTCAgatctgtgctgattgggccccAAGTAGCCCACAGGTTGAGAACACTGTCCTAGACATATATAACTTAAAAATGTGGGTCGTGGTCCACAGTTCTGTAAGGCAGcgtaaaataaattgaatttaacATCAGCTTAAATAATGAGGGGATACTctagaaatattcatttttcataTTGTATTGAATTAAAAAACTGAGGTTTTTATTGAGCTGAAGCAGAATGCAGGGGTCTGATTACAGAATTTAGGTCAAAGTTACAGCTGAATACACAGGGTCTTGCTTGTAATTCACTGGGGTGCTGCACTGAGGCCTGGTGATGTCTTCAGACTAGCTTTTTATCCCTGGAGATATGGGTTCAAATAGAGTTACCCCTGATTTCAATGTTATCATTACTGGACTCTTAGGCCATTTATCCTCATCACAAAATAGTGGAATAGCAAAGGGAGTTGCAGATCAGATTAGAAGTGGGCTGTGGGTCTGAAGTGGAAAAGCAGAGGCTATTGAGAGTCTAGACTGAGGTGCATTGTGTGCCCCTGTAGGTTCTTTTGAGTCCTTAAGCCATACTCTTGAAAATGTAAGCTGAGTCCTTGTGTTCAAGTAAAAAATGCAGAGGTGGACTGGCTAGAGTCATAAGCTGGGATGCTGTACTACTAGCACAGACCACAGCAGATAATGTCTGCTAATTCCAGGTGGTGCTAAGTAGTGCTAGAGATTTGGTGGGCAGTGTGCCTAGGTTTCAGGGATCAGAAAGTTCATATCTGATCATTGATTCTGAGACAGTCCTTAGAAAAGCTCATACTAATCCTTTTCCCCAGTTTTCCACTGGGGTGTAATATTTTTGAACCATCACAGAAAGAAACTAGGTATTGGATCTTTAACATTGATTGGTGTCTAGTCCCTCTGACCAGGTAAACAGGCCGTTGACCAGACAGACCACAATGTTTTCAGGATCTCAAGTATTGTGGGCCAGTTTGCTCCTGCATTGGGAGTGTGTTTTGGAATTCATagaatattttctgtctccctttaATACTGACTGCTGTTAGACATGACTGTGTCCCTTTTAGAGTGTTCAAAACAAAGTAACCCTTAGTGCCCCAGAGCCAAATACTTGATATAGATATAAAAATATGCCCCATATAAGAAAAAACTAGCCCAGACAGCAACTCTCTGAGAAAGGTATGAGCATCCAGCAATAGAATAATACCAGAAACTGTTCTGCTACTTTAATTATTGTGGATGCAACGAATATCGCCTACAATAAGTATCCTTAATTCACATCTTAccatcagatttttttctttgcctccCTTTACAGATCAAGACAGATATGATCCTTGTATTATGTAGGAAGAAACGGGAGGAAAAATGGGATTGCCTGActcaggtggaaaaagagagcaAGGAGAAAGAGTGAGTGTCTCCCCTTTCACTCCACCCCTAACAAAATTGCATTAGTCACCAAAGAAGGCAGATGTGTACTTGACTTTAACTTCTCTAGTCTACAAAATGAGAATTGTTGGTCCAAGGGCATTTAAGCGGTTTTACATCCTGAGAATTATTTAATTACTGTTTTCCTGATCTTAGTAATCGGCTGATCTGCGGATTCCTTTGGCACTAAAGATTAGTGCACTGGGAAGGAATTTGCACTGAGTTGCTAAAATCCTTCCGCCTTCTACTGCTTGAATGCTTCAGGTGGGATACACCTGGTACAtcctttaaatgattttaataggaTGTTGGTGAATGGTGCAGCACAGGAAGTTTAGAGAACTGTGGTGAAGACTAGCAATGAGAGGCTTAAAGTTAACTGTTCTTCAAGCCACATGGTCCTATCTTGGAGGCTGTATTCCTGAATAGCTGCTCTAATTGGGACTAAATGCTCTTAGAGGCTTTTTCCCTGCACGGGATAATGGAGTGTCTTCCACATCTCTGATGGCTTGAGGCTCTTTATGTCCCTCCTTTGTAGCTCGGTTCTGCAATCTTTTAAGGAGGAATAAAACAGGAGCCTGTCAGCATTGCTAGCAAATCTTCTGGGGGTTCATGGGTAGAGATTGGGCTATCTGAAAAGTTAGAATTCTGATCAAAACTACCTTCTTTCTGCATCCATATCTCATAATTCGTTAGCAGTTTGTTGCTTCCTTCTGTTGCATGCTGCACAAGGGACTGGGTACTGGTCATTGAACATATGTCTCCTGAATGCAGTATTTTACCACTAAGCCAGCCCTACAAAGGTCTGCACTGACTCCCTGTTCAAGGTGTTAGTCACAATATAGAATAGGCCTGCTacagccagggttgtgagttcaatccttgagggggccacttagggatctggggcaaaaatcagtacttggtcctgctagtgaaggcagggggctggactcgatgacctttcaaggtcccttccagttctaggagattggtatatctccaattaattattattttattattatttaaatcccTTAAAGTTGCAGGACCCAGCCACTTTGTAGATCAGCTGGGACAATCTTGCTGTCACACTctagggcagcagttctcaacaggGGGTCCACGAACCCTTTCAGGGGTCCCTGGGTCTAAAACTCAGAACCAGGTTCCCAGCTCCTCTAGAGGGGCtgaagcagggagctgcagggttaGTGCCCCAATCACTGGAACCCCCAGTGGGGCTGAAACCAGGAGCAGCTGGGCTGAATTCCCAAACCCCAACACTCcacacagggcagaagccctgagcccatgggcagagttggAGGGACATGGAGAtgttccctccccccaacctacAGTGCAAGAACAGGGCAGTCCCGGGGcagctccacacacaccccttccttcaCCACCCACTGGTCAGGTTGGAGGCAGGAGGCCACAGCTGGGCAGTGCAGGAAAGCTGCTGCTTtctggctggtgccatggagcaggcagctGCAGCATTCCCTTGTCTCCTGCTGGTACAGTGGGTTGAAGCTGCAGGGGAGCCCTCCTAGCACACAGCCCCTTGCTacccccccctgcaccctgagctaccccctcctGGCAAACAGGCCCTAGCTACCCCTCTGCCCGCATACAGCCGCTAGCTACCCCTCTCCCTGCTGTTGAGCTGTTCttaaactttttgagctgagttttccctgcccctcccaccccccttttgagttataatttttggttgtgcCTACTCCCCCCAACCCAGACAGGCGGTTGGCCTGCTGAGGTGTCAGGGGTGGATGTGGCAATTCCTCCCCGGACATCCCCGTGCAGAGGTGGCTCCAACCCCACTGGCCCCTGCCCAtccaaaatagaagtcaaactacagtaattcctcacttaacattttagttatgttcctgaaaaatgtgattttaagcaAAACAAAGTTAAGTTAAgggaatccagtttccccatacgAATTAATTTAAatggtgggggttaggttccagggaaatttttttcaccagacaaactatatataatacacacacacactaaaagttttaaacaaacgatttaatactgtacacaccAATGaagattgtgaagcttggttgagatggtgtagtcagagggtggaatatttcccaggaaTGCCttcctgctaaatgatgaactagcgcTCGGCTGAGCCCTAAAGGGTTaccacgttgttaatgtagcctcacactctacaaagcagaagtaatggagggaggggaggcagcatggcagacagagacaaagATACACAccctgtatgtgagagagagagatgcgcattgcccctttaagtacgctgacaccactctcaggaagttgagacagcagctgcggcCAGCATCTGTGTCCctaccctgctctatatggagaaggggtaggcagaggtggaggagggggatgccccccctcttcctccttccctccctgcacagcaagcaggaggctcctgggagcagctccaaggcagagggcaggagcagcacatggggggggggggggtgagacagCTCCAACataatgtttctttttattttccactTTGTCTAGACAATGCCCTCTTTCTCTTTTTGAAGATGCCAAGCTCAGAGGATTCAGCTTGAGACTCCATAACACCCTTTCCCAAAACCCAAGGCAAAATTCTACATAATGCCATTTTTTTGGTGTAAGAATTGTTAAAACATTTAAAGTTTGGCAGAGAATTGTTACAaatgactgaggctcctaggcATTATGATAATACAGTGATAAGCTTGTTTCATGCATATCCATCTGTCTTACAGGAAAGCCTCTTATGACACCTCAGACCCTGGTGAGGGGCTGATGAACCTTCTGAAAAAGATGTATGCAGAGGGAGATGATGAAATGAAAAGAACCATTAACAAGGCCTGGGTtgaaagcagagagaaacaagGCAAAGGGGATATGCCATTAGATATTTGAAACTACTCCAAAGGCTGCCTTGACATGGACCTTCCATATGGGACTTTTGCTGtgctgcagagatcagttctacAAATGCATTGTTTACACAACCTTCTTCCAAGCAAAGACACTTACCTGTTTTCCATTTCAGGttggagaaaatatttaaataaaatacacttATAAAGCATTTCTTTCCATCAAGTGGTTTCCTCTTCCCTGACGACTAGGAAGTATTTGTATctgttccctccccttccccctaagAGCTTTTTATTGTTCTGCTCATCCAAAATGTCTGTAAAGCTGATAATTATGcaaatataaaaagaagaaaaatcctaAGTTATTGTGTGCTAGTCAACATGTTACTTGGCTGCCTTTGGCTATTTGGTTCCTAGCCCTAATGTATTAACCCAGCTCAAGCAACTTTCTACAGGCAGGAGAAACTACCAAACAAACCTCAAAAGGACAGACATGTCTAAATTGCTGAAGCCAGCTTAATTATAGGTGTGGAATCTGCATCTTTGACTCTAGTTACTAGCTTACTGCGCTGGAAAGTAGCTCTTGCCTGCTGTTCTTTACAGAAGGGCAATGGCAAGAACCCTGTAGAAAGCATGCTGAGCAGATACCTGTTGCTAGTCAAGAGACTTGCTTAAGTGCACCCAGGAAAAGCTGAATGTGACAAGCTTACCTAGCATTTGCCTGTGGCAGGCAATCCACCCATTTTTCCAACCACCTCCCCAAAATGCAGGAGCCACGGCTGAGTAACAGCAGTGCAGTTAGTAGCCATAGAAAGGAAAGATGCAAGAACAATGTTTGGACTAGCACAAGGCAGAAGCATAACTAAAGTGCTTGATCATTGACAGGAAGATTCTGTACCAACCTAATGAATTAATAAGTTGCTATAGGCATGACcccctttctttaaaaaaggtgGTGCTGTCTACTAGAGTACAGTACAACTGTTGACCTCCTCCCACCCTACTTTGAGATGGGTAGGAGCCTAGAGGTCAACAGCACTAAGCCTTAGCCCCCAGGTTGGTCAATGTGGAATTCATTATAGCTTCCCGTattagcagcaggaagctgctcaACCATTGCTGCTATAAAAAGGAGCCTCTGCATGCTTGGCAActggcagaatatgggtaaaagGTAGGATTGAACACATGCTCCTCCCAGCAATGTGAGGGATAGGGAAGGCATCACAGAataggaagggggcagggatcctgtgcACATCTCCTTGAATGTGAGGGTGTTACCTGTCACTTCTATGTTGTTGGGAAACCAGGGcacagtacccagcctgtctCATGGAagaccttccccaccccacagcctttGCTTCAGCCAAAGCTGATCAGAAGGATTTAACAAAAAGGAATGAAAAGGCAGtaggagacacacctaaaccccagaACAAGGGTGCCAGGATTAAGGAATCTTCCttagcctcatctgcatcaaagatgggatAGGGAGGCATCGCTGTTAGCATACAGAATAGAGGAGAGATTCCAAAGCAAGAACCgcatggaactctgggaccagaaaagcagggaagcaccgcggggggggggggggggggaagaatcactgctctagatgttaatgaacctgcctgcccacacccctCTCAATAGTTATCAGACcagttctagtaataaatccttcattggtatccaaaatagtaAAGCTCCCTaactgcattgtgagctccctccaaggaccaccacccatagccaggaatgatcaggtcctattgtctagcctgaacaaaacttTGGTgtactcccttgagccatcagttcacccataaacaaatctagtgtgttgtttccctacaaaaacccctacTTGTGCTCAAGTGTTCTGATCCCTGGATCCAAAAATcagcatcagttccattgggacttcatcttctcttgACTGCATGTGCtcgggggctctgcctgtctccagcaggacactcagctaccaccaccacttgGAACCCCCAATcgattcaagcttcacagagttgtgagaacccatctctctctctctctaggtatatccttctgaccctgacttgagtgagcagttatagttttctaaacctgacctttataatcaaatttaagttagatttaatattataactctTATTTGTTTGGCTTccctatggttattacctggcaataaataactttcatggttaCACTATTTGCTTCTCTCCCCCATGGATGTTTTTTGGCTTCCTCATTTGCCCTGCAGCAACGCTCCtcgtacctaagctaaagatccctgcagcacccaaaaatcctgtgcggtttgctcatcaagtgggttactaccagaacaattgtaacatggAAGTGGGGCtagggacatgctgaacctgggacatatgagggtAGCAGCTGGATGGGATGTTTGTCCACTGCTATGCCTGCCCTGCCCATAACATATAAAGTGAACGGGTGTAGTGTCTAAATTGAGGGTGGGCATACATTCAGCTATTTGGTCACAGTAGTTGGAGCTTGTCTTCATATTCACTGCAGCATACTTCCCTGCTACATTGTGTGATTCCTTGTTTGTAGTGATACTTTTGCACAGTTATTTGGTCAAAAGAGGTCATTGCAGTCTGAATGTAAAGAGTGAACAGGAATCACTGAACATGTCTGTTCtgtaatgtgtttttaatttaaatgttccTTTTAATTACAAATCCTAGCTTGGTTTTATAACAGGGTAGCAACTCTTCATGGCAAAATGAAACTGCCTTTAGCACAACCTGGCTTGGCGCATTCCTACTCGCCCCTACCCATATCTCTTCGCCATCAGATTTGCAGTAGTCCCCTCACAGTGGTA includes the following:
- the CACYBP gene encoding calcyclin-binding protein isoform X1, with protein sequence MASAREELEKDLEEVKELLKNATRKRTHDVLMAEKYKLEMEIKNLPPPKLKEDTIEEEKSPAGGYTVKINSYGWDQSDKFVKIYITLNGVQQLPAENVQVHFTERSFDLLVKNLNDKNYSMTFNNLLKPISVEGSSRKIKTDMILVLCRKKREEKWDCLTQVEKESKEKEKASYDTSDPGEGLMNLLKKMYAEGDDEMKRTINKAWVESREKQGKGDMPLDI
- the CACYBP gene encoding calcyclin-binding protein isoform X2: MRLEKDLEEVKELLKNATRKRTHDVLMAEKYKLEMEIKNLPPPKLKEDTIEEEKSPAGGYTVKINSYGWDQSDKFVKIYITLNGVQQLPAENVQVHFTERSFDLLVKNLNDKNYSMTFNNLLKPISVEGSSRKIKTDMILVLCRKKREEKWDCLTQVEKESKEKEKASYDTSDPGEGLMNLLKKMYAEGDDEMKRTINKAWVESREKQGKGDMPLDI